One genomic window of Psychrobacillus sp. INOP01 includes the following:
- a CDS encoding spore germination protein has protein sequence MKIGKLVRATLGRSAEGKSKKEKPKEPTQEQKDKVIERLENIKKKTSEIDDIVYKKIATEEGVVTVIYSNSLVEKMTMQTMVFIPLTNYIHQIHQVSEVIDYKDKQEVTTNVISGKTVLFFHDSFQLLSIDTYSAPTRSITNTETESTVIGPQDAFTESLETNISLVKRRIKSPMLKNEALTIGDESNTRISIMYIDDIVNKDNLGVLKGRIDKLKHPAYIDITILKQLVEDNPLSPFPQYYLTVRPDTASHFLLDGRIVVLMENSQDVMVCPVTFLEMFISVEDYYNRWTTASLLRMLRFFGFFLTITITPLYVSALTFHPEILPYELLLNLQESRAKVPFPPLLEVLFIELIIEVLREAGSRMPAKVGQTIGIVGGIVIGTAAVEAGLLSNILVVLVATSALLSFLPPIFLVSNTSRFVRYIFIISAGLYGMFGQMLALTWLFVHLLRIDSLGKPFMNPVIPRKATDLLDGIIRFPTAFLINKMGISRSKKK, from the coding sequence GTGAAAATAGGGAAGTTAGTACGGGCCACTTTAGGTAGGTCAGCCGAAGGGAAATCGAAAAAAGAAAAACCAAAAGAACCAACGCAGGAACAGAAAGATAAAGTAATAGAACGACTAGAAAATATTAAGAAGAAAACGTCTGAAATAGACGATATTGTGTATAAAAAGATTGCTACAGAGGAAGGCGTTGTCACGGTTATTTATTCAAATTCATTAGTTGAAAAGATGACGATGCAAACAATGGTTTTTATCCCACTAACAAATTATATACATCAGATTCATCAGGTTTCTGAGGTTATTGACTATAAGGATAAACAAGAGGTAACAACTAATGTGATTTCTGGGAAAACCGTTTTATTTTTTCACGATTCTTTTCAATTACTTAGTATAGATACATATAGTGCACCGACCCGTTCTATTACAAACACCGAGACAGAATCTACTGTAATTGGTCCTCAGGATGCTTTTACAGAATCATTGGAAACGAATATATCATTAGTAAAAAGACGTATTAAAAGTCCAATGCTGAAAAATGAAGCGCTTACAATAGGTGATGAATCGAATACAAGAATATCCATTATGTATATAGATGACATTGTAAACAAAGATAATCTAGGAGTTTTGAAAGGTCGAATAGATAAGTTAAAGCACCCTGCATATATAGATATCACAATTTTAAAACAATTGGTGGAGGATAATCCACTATCTCCTTTCCCACAGTATTATCTAACTGTACGTCCGGATACAGCAAGTCATTTTTTGTTGGATGGAAGAATTGTGGTACTCATGGAAAATAGTCAAGATGTAATGGTATGTCCGGTAACTTTTTTGGAAATGTTCATCTCTGTCGAAGATTATTATAATCGTTGGACAACTGCCTCTTTACTGAGAATGCTACGTTTTTTTGGTTTTTTCTTAACGATCACTATCACCCCGTTGTACGTCTCAGCTTTAACATTTCATCCGGAAATACTACCGTATGAGCTACTCTTAAATCTACAGGAATCAAGGGCGAAAGTGCCTTTTCCACCCCTGCTTGAAGTGTTATTTATCGAACTTATTATTGAAGTTTTAAGAGAAGCTGGTTCTCGAATGCCAGCTAAAGTAGGGCAAACAATAGGTATCGTAGGAGGTATTGTAATAGGAACAGCCGCGGTGGAGGCAGGACTCCTCAGTAATATTTTGGTTGTTTTAGTAGCCACCTCTGCATTACTTTCCTTTTTACCACCAATTTTCCTAGTAAGTAATACAAGTAGATTTGTACGATACATTTTCATTATTTCTGCGGGGTTATATGGAATGTTTGGACAAATGCTAGCATTGACCTGGTTATTCGTGCATTTGTTAAGAATCGATTCCTTAGGGAAGCCTTTTATGAATCCTGTTATTCCAAGAAAGGCAACGGATTTATTGGATGGCATCATTAGGTTTCCAACAGCATTTTTGATTAATAAAATGGGGATTTCTAGATCTAAGAAAAAATAA
- a CDS encoding GerAB/ArcD/ProY family transporter → MSQKNLKVLNVYQVIFLVQNIMIGTGILSLPQRLSILGYSQILMPIYFGIIATITLWPMVWLCSQYKGDNLFRINEILLGKWIGKSINVLLVLQFTLFVAGIVSNYMNLIQSNALPEQTMTLPIILLLVLLTYIVNGGIKTIARFCTLSFFITIPMLYFLKWGIEKGEFSHIFPLFNFDMKEFGKALQEGYLSILGYELILFYFPYIVNQKKAFKHTLIGIWITIGICFITTLVSVMYYSEWQLRNIQFSVLHLFKAGELSFVERIDIMGITLWVFLILTTVAGYLWSAKKGLDSLRSKKNNYHVYYIVVAVFGIVMLPASREFQEKLFEASFYIEYIVVAWPIVLCLIHLVRKKQVQS, encoded by the coding sequence TTGAGTCAAAAGAACTTAAAGGTTTTAAATGTGTACCAGGTTATATTTTTAGTGCAAAATATAATGATTGGTACTGGGATTCTCTCCCTCCCCCAAAGACTGAGCATACTAGGCTATAGTCAAATACTAATGCCGATCTATTTTGGAATCATTGCAACTATAACTTTATGGCCAATGGTTTGGCTTTGCTCACAGTATAAAGGGGATAATTTGTTTCGGATTAATGAAATACTATTGGGAAAATGGATTGGTAAAAGTATTAATGTCTTGCTGGTACTTCAATTTACTTTATTTGTAGCGGGCATCGTTAGTAATTATATGAATTTAATCCAAAGCAATGCACTACCTGAACAGACCATGACACTCCCTATTATTTTGTTACTTGTACTCCTAACTTATATTGTGAACGGGGGTATTAAAACAATTGCTCGATTTTGCACATTAAGCTTTTTTATTACTATACCGATGCTTTATTTTTTGAAATGGGGAATTGAAAAGGGCGAATTTAGTCATATATTTCCATTATTTAATTTTGATATGAAAGAGTTTGGGAAAGCTCTACAGGAAGGCTATTTATCAATACTTGGCTATGAATTAATCTTGTTTTATTTTCCCTATATAGTCAATCAGAAAAAGGCATTTAAACATACTTTGATTGGCATATGGATTACAATCGGTATTTGTTTTATAACAACATTGGTCAGTGTGATGTATTACTCGGAATGGCAATTAAGGAATATTCAATTCTCAGTTTTGCATTTGTTTAAAGCTGGAGAACTTTCTTTTGTGGAGAGAATTGATATCATGGGTATCACTTTATGGGTATTTCTAATACTAACGACAGTGGCTGGATACTTGTGGAGTGCTAAAAAAGGATTAGATTCACTTCGCTCGAAAAAAAATAACTACCATGTGTACTATATCGTAGTAGCGGTATTTGGAATTGTCATGCTCCCCGCTTCTCGGGAATTCCAGGAGAAGCTTTTTGAAGCAAGCTTTTATATTGAATATATAGTAGTTGCATGGCCGATTGTTTTATGTCTGATACATCTAGTTAGAAAAAAGCAGGTGCAATCATGA